Within Micromonospora parathelypteridis, the genomic segment GCCGGGTGTCCACTCCACCGCGCCGATGACGGTCCGACGCCGACCTCGGCGGGCGCTATCATCGTCGCGCCCGTAACCCCCCGCCCCCGGATCGGACGCCAATGTCAGACCGCGCCGTCGCCACAGACGCGCATCCCGCGCAGATCGACGCGGGGAGTCCGCCCCGGCCCGTCACCGGGCCGAGCCGTCAGCTGGTCGCCCTCCCCCGGCGGCTGGCGCTCAGCGTCTGGTTCTGGCCGACGGCGTTCGCCGCACTCGCCGTCGGGTGGCGCCTCGGCAGCCCGGAGATGTGGCACGACGAGCTGGTCACCGTCGACGTGGCGACCCGCTCCACCCGGCAGATCCGGGGCATGCTGGCGAACGTCGACGCCGTGCACGGGGCCTACTACCTGTTCATGCACGGCTGGACGACGCTGTTCGGCACCGGCCCCGCCGCGGTGCGACTGCCGTCGGCGCTGGCCATGATCCTGGCCACCGCCTGCGTGGCGCTGGCGGCGCGGCGGCTCTTCGACCACCGGGCGGGTGTCGCCGCCGGGTTCGTCTTCGCCCTGGTGCCCACGGTCACCCGCTTCGGGCAGGAGACCCGTTCGTACGCCTTCGTCGTCCTCGCCGCGGCGGCGGCCACCCTGTTCCTGCTCCGCGCGCTGGAGCGGCCGGGGTGGTGGCGCTGGGCGGCGTACGCGCTCGCGGTGGCCGGCATCGGCCTGGTGAACGTGGTGGCGCTGACCCTGCTGCTCGGGCACGGGACGGCCGTCCTGATCCACTGCTGGCGGGAGCGCCGCTGGTGGTCGCTGGCCTGGTTCGCGCTCGGTGCCGCCGGTGGGGTGGCGATCGCCGCGCCGGTGATCCTGCGGGGCATGAGGCAGGCCGGGCGGCAGGTCAGCTGGATCCCGGACAGCCCGCCCTGGACGGTCTGGGAGCAGGCGTACGGCTCGACGCTGCTCGCCGTCGCGGTGACCGCGCTGGCCGCGGTGGGTGTGCTGACCCACCTGCGCCGCGACGTCCTCGCCCGGTCGGTGAGCGCGGCGCTGGTCGCCGTGCTGCCGGTGCCGGTGATCCTGCTGGCCTCGACCGGCGACATCAACTACTTCTTCTCCAAGTACCTGCTGTTCCTGCTGCCGGCCTGGGCCGTGCTCGCCGGCGCGGGGATCGCCGTGCTGCGCCGCGCCCCGCTGGTGGCGGTGGCACTCGTGGTCGTCGCCGCGCTGTCCGTGCCCGGTCAGCTCGCGCTGCGGGGGGAGTACTCGCACGGCTGGTACACCTATCCGCAGGCACGGGCGTTCAAGCCGCTGTCCTACTCCGAGGCGGCACGGATCATCGAGGCCGACTACCAGCCCGGTGACGGCCTCGTGGCGGGCGGCCCCTGGTGGTGGATGCACGAGCCCGGGGTGCGCTACTACCTCCCGGCGGACGTCGCGCCGCGCAACGTCTTCGAGCAGCGGTCCGCGGCACAGCGCAACGAGCTGTTCGGGGCGGCGTGTGCCGACCCGGCGAGCTGTCTGCGGGACGAGCCGCGCATCTGGGTGCTGCTGCCGACGGTCACCGACGCGCCGCTGACGGGGCTACCGAAGAAGCAGGCCACCGTGCTGACCGAGCGCTACGAGGTGGTTCGGGTGACCCACGCGACCGGGATCACCGTCGCCCTGCTGCAACGGCGCGGCTGAGCGCGCGCGGTTACCGCCGACGGTGCCCGGGTAGGGGGATCGGCATGGCGGAACTGGCGACGCTCTGGATCATTCGGCACGGTGAGAGCACCGCGAACGTGGCGGCGACACACGCCGAGGCGTCCGGCGAGGAGCTGATCGGGCTCAGTCACCGCGATGCCGACGTGCCGCTCTCCCCCACCGGCGAGGAGCAGGCCCGGGCCACCGGCCGTTGGCTGACCGGGCTGCCCCCGGACCGCCGGCCGGACGTGGCGGTGGTGTCGCCGTACCTGCGGGCGGTCTGCACCGCCGAGTTGGCGCTGCACGGCACCGGCGTGCCGGTGAGCCGGGACGAGCGGCTACGCGACCGGGAGTTGGGCATCCTCGACGGCTTGACCGGGCACGGGGTGCGCCGCCGGTATCCCGACGAGGCCGAGCGCCGAGCCCGGCTCGGCAAGTTCTACTACCGGCCGCCGGGCGGGGAGTCCTGGACCGACGTGGCGCTGCGGCTGCGGACACTCCTCGGCGACCTGCGCCGGGACCACGAGGGCCGGCGGGTTCTGCTCTTCGGCCACGACGCGCTGGTCTTTCTGCTGCGTTACCTGGTGGAGGGGTTGACCGAGACGGACCTGATGGCGCTGACCCGCGAGCACGTCATCGCCAACTGCTCGATCACCGACTGGTCCGCCGACGCCCAGGATCGACTGCTCCTGGGCGGATTCAACGAGGTCGGCCACCTGCACCGGCAGGGCGCCCAGCCGACCAGGGAGGACGAGGTCAATGCCGAACCGGTCTGAGGTGAAGGTGATCACGCCGGGGCTGCTACGGGACTGGGCGCTACCGGTGCCGGTCGGTGGCAAGCAGAGCCGGGGCACCGTGCTGGTGGTCGGTGGGTCACGCTTCACCCCCGGCGCGGTGCTGCTCGCCGGGGTGGCCGCGCTGCGCGCCGGCGCCGGGGTGCTCCAGCTCGCCGCCGCCGAGTCCACCGCCGCCACGCTCAGCATCCAGGTGCCCGAGGCGCTGGTGGTCGGGCTGCCGGAGACCCCCGACGGCGCGGTCGCCGCCGACCGGGAGGGCCAGCTCGGCGAGCTGGTCGCTCAGGCCGACGTGGTGGCTGTCGGGCCGGGGTTGAAGGCGATCGACGAGACCAACCGGCTACTGAGCCTGGTCCTGGACGCCGCCCGGCCGCAGACGTCGCTGGTCCTCGACGCGTACGCCCTCGGTGCGCTCAGCCACGCGCCGGACCTGCTGGTCGGCTCGGGCCGGCCCGTGGTGCTCACCCCGAACGTCACCGAGGCCGGGCACCTGCTCGGGCGGGACCCGGGCGACGACCTGGACGCCGAGGCGGCCGAGCTGGCCACCCGGTACGAGGCGGTCGTCTCGCTCTACGGGCACGTGGCCGCCCCGGACGGCCGTGGTTGGCGCGAGGAGAGCGGTGACGCGGGGCTGGGCACCTCCGGCAGCGGGGACGTGCTCGCCGGGTTGCTGGCGGGGCTGCTGTCCCGCGGCGCGGACCCGGCGCAGGCCGCCTGCTGGGGCTCGTTCGCGCACGCGGTGAGCGGCCAGCGGCTGATCCCCCGGTACGGGCGGATCGGCTTCCTCGCCCGGGAGCTGCTCGACGAGATCCCGGGAACGCTGGCCACCGTCTGACCGAACACCGGCGTGTCGCCCACGGAGGCCGGCCGGGGCGGTGGTCCCCTCCCCCGGTAGGATCGGACCGGGCCGTTACTGGCGCGTGGGGATGGACAACCATCGGGGAGCGGCCCCGTCACGAGGACGTTTGCCGAGCGCCTGGGCCTTCCCGCACGTCTGTTGGAGGTCGTATGTCGCGCAACGCCGAGTCCACCGCATTCCGGAGCGCCCTTGAGGTGATCCGCGCTGTCGAGCCGCGGGTGGCCGACGCCATCGGCGCCGAGCTGACCGACCAGCGGGAGTCGCTCAAGCTCATCGCCAGCGAGAACTACGCCTCCCCGGCGACGCTCCTGGCCATGGGCAACTGGTTCAGTGACAAGTACGCCGAGGGCACCGTGGGGCGCCGCTTCTACGCCGGCTGCCAGAACGTCGACACCGTCGAGGCGCTCGCCGCCGAGCACGCCCGGGAGCTGTTCGGCGCCGCGCACGCGTACGTGCAGCCGCACTCGGGTATCGACGCCAACCTGGTCGCGTTCTGGGCGGTGCTGGCCGACCGGGTGGAGTCCCCCGCGCTGAAGAAGGCGCAGGTCCGCCAGGTCAACGATCTCACCGAGGCCGACTGGTTCGCCCTGCGCCGGGAGCTGGGCAACCAGCGGATGCTCGGCATGTCGCTGGACGCCGGCGGCCACCTCACCCACGGCTTCCGGCCGAACATCTCCGGCAAGATGTTCGACCAGCGCAGCTACGGCACCGACCCGGCGACCGGCCTGATCGACTACGACCGGGTGGCCGAGGCGGCCCGCGAGTTCAAGCCGCTGATCCTGGTCGGCGGCTACTCGGCGTACCCCCGGAAGGTGAACTTCCGGATCCTGCGGGAGATCGCCGACTCGGTCGGCGCCACCTTCATGGTCGACATGGCGCACTTCGCCGGCCTGGTGGCGGGCAAGGTGTTCACCGGCGACTTCGACCCGGTGCCGCACGCGCACATCGTCACCACGACCACCCACAAGTCGTTGCGCGGCCCGCGCGGCGGCATGGTGCTCTGCCAGCCGGAGCTGGCCGACCAGGTGGACCGGGGCTGCCCGATGGTGCTCGGTGGTCCGCTGCCGCACGTGATGGCCGCCAAGGCGGTCGCCCTCGCGGAGGCCCGCCGCCCCGACTTCGCCGACTACGCCCAGCGGATCGTGGACAACGCGCAGGCCCTCGCCGAGGGGCTGCTGCGCCGGGGCGCGAAGCTGGTCACCGGCGGCACCGACAACCACCTGGTGCTGATCGACGTGTCCGGCTACGGGCTCACCGGCCGGCAGGCCGAGCAGGCGCTGCTCGACTCGGGCATCGTCACCAACCGCAACTCGGTCCCGCAGGACCCGAACGGGGCCTGGTACACGTCCGGCATCCGGATCGGCACCCCGGCACTGACCACCCGCGGCCTGGGCACCGCCGAGATGGACCAGACCGCGGAGCTGATCCACACCGTGCTGACCCAGACCACCGCTGGCGCGAACGCCGACGGCACCGCCTCGAAGGCCAAGTACAACCTCGACCCCGACCTGGCCGACAAGATCGCCCGCCAGGCCACCGATCTGCTGGCCCCGCACCCGCTCTACCCGGCCATCGATCTGGCCTGACAGCTCGTTCGGACGGATCGGTGACGGTCGCGTGAATGAGCGATATACCGCTGAGTCATAAATGCGACTCAGCGGTATATCGCTCTTCCAAGTAACTGCGCGGCCACGCCGAATCTCAGGCCAGCGGGCGCTTGAGGTGGTAACGGTGAACTTCGGTGCTGCCTTGGACGTTGTTCACGTCTTCGGCGGCGGAAACCAGCTCCCACCCCTCCCGGCCAGCGCGGTTGAGGTGCGCGATGGCGGTGTCACCGAAGGCGGTGATGTCCTTGCGTGACCCGTCCGGGGCGTACCAGACGAACGAGACATGGAAATTGCGGCCCTGTCCCTGATAGCGGCGGACGAGCAGGGCGTACTCCCAGGCAACCATGCGGCCCATTATGACCGTCCACCCAGGACGGCGGTACGCGGGCCGTCGCGCTTTGCCATCCGGTGAACGCGATGTGTCAACCGACGGGTGGTGCCGATCGGGGACGGTCGCGCTCAGCGCACCTCGACCGTGCGCAGTTCCCCCGCCGCCGCCGGGTCGGGGCAACCGGCCAGGGTCAACGCGTCGGTCAGCTCCGCGGCGAGCAGGGCCAGCGCGTCCCGGGCGGCCGGCTGGCCACCGACGGCCAGCGCCCAGAGCAGCGGCCTGCCGATCAGGACCCCGGAGGCTCCCAGCGCGAGCGCCCGCAGCACGTCGGTGCCGCTCCGGATGCCGCTGTCCACCAGCACCTGGCACCGGTCGCCGACCGCGTCGAGCACCTCCGGCAGCATGGTGATGCTGGCCGGCGCCCCGTCGAGCTGCCGGCCGCCGTGGTTGGAGACGACCACCGCGTCCGCGCCGACCCGTACCGCCTCGACCGCGTCACGGGGGTCCAGCACGCCCTTGACCACGAGCGGCAGGTCGACCTGCTCCCGTAGCCAGGCGAGGTCCGCCCAGCGCAGCGCCGGCGCGAACGACGCGGCGACCGCGGCCACTCCCGGTGCGCCGGCGTGCGCCAGGGCGGCGCGGCCGTCCGGCAGGTTCGCGGCGACCACGTCGGCCGGCAGCCGGAACGCGTTGCGAAGGTCCCGGGGGTGCCGGCCGAGCACCGGGACGTCCACGGTGAGCATCAATGCCCGGCAACCCGCCGCGACGACCCGGTCCAGCAGATCACGGACCATGGCACGTTCACGCAGCCAGTAGAGCTGGAACCAGATCTCCGCGCCCGCACCGGCGATCTGTTCGATCGGTGTGCTGGCCAACGTGCTGGCCACGTAGGGCACGCCGGCCGCGCCGGCCGCCGCCGCGAGGGCCAACTCCCCGTCCGGGTGCAGGAGTCGCTGGTACGCCATGGGCGCCACCCCGACCGGCATGGCGTACGGGCGGCCGAGCAGCCGGGTGCGGAGGTCGGCGGCGCCCACCCCGCGCAGCACCCGGGGCAGCACGGCGACCCGGTCCAGCCCGCGACGGTTGGCAGCCAGGGTCACCTCGGCCGCGCTGCCGCCGGCGACGTAGTCCCACACGTCCGGCGGCAGCACCGCCCGGGCCCGCTCGGTGTAGTCGTCGAGCGACACCGCCGGGCGGTCGGTCAGCACCGGTCGGTCGGTCAGCATCGGCTCAACCACCTCGCACCCCCGTGCCCGCCCTCGGGCCGTCTGCTGGCGGTCTCCACGCCGACGATGGTTTAGAAACCTAGCTCCGCCGACGATGAGCGTCAATCGGGGTGATCAAGCGGCGCGAATTCGATTGCGGGACGTCGGGCGGTCCCCCCAGGCTCGGACGGATGAGTGCGCAGCCCCTCCCCGACATACCCGGCGCCAACGACCGCCTGGCGGGGCGGCCCACTGTCCACCACTGTGGATAACCGAGATCCGGCCCGGGCTGCCGAGGCCCGGCACGTGCTCGGCGAGTTGCTCGTTCGCCGCCCGTTCGCCTGATGGCCGGGCGGACGTCGGCCGGGCCGGCTAGCCTCGGCCGCCGTGGCCGCGCCGGACCACGTCGGCCCGAGGACGGCCGGCGTCGGCCGCGGGAGCACCCCGGCGGCGTACGCCACGCTCTGCTCCTTCCGTGCCCAGGAGGCCGCCGCGCATGACGTCGTCACCCACCCGTCGCCGCACCGCCGAGGTCACCGCCGTGCGGCGGATCGGCGACAGCGCGCCGCACAGCGCGTTCACCGACCTCGTCCGGTACGCCGGCACCTGGTTCTGCGCCTTCCGCGAGGCGCGGACCCACCTCTCCGACGACGGTGTCATCCGGGTGCTGACCTCGGCCGACGGGCGCTCGTGGACCTCGGCGACGACGATCCGCCAGGCCGGTGCCGACCTGCGCGACCCTCGGTTCGTTCCGCGGCCCGACGGGCGCCTGCAACTGCTGGCGGCGGCGAGCAGCGGGAGCCCCCGGACCTTCGACACGGTGGCCTGGCTCTCCGACGACGGGCACACCTGGGGCGACCCGATCGGTGTCGGTGAACCGGGTGTCTGGGTGTGGAGGGCCGCGTGGCACGACGACGTGATGTACGGCGTCGGCTACGCCACCCGTGAGCCGCGGTTCGCCCGGCTCTACCGCAGCGTGGACGGCACCGACCTGGAGCCGTGGGTGCCGACGCTGTTCGAGGGCGGCTACCCCAACGAGTCGGGGCTGGTCTTCGACCCGGACGGCACGGCCTTCTGCCTGCTGCGGCGCGACGGTGACAACGCCAGCGCGCAGCTCGGCCTGGCCCGGCCGCCGTACCGGGAGTGGCGGTGGACCGACCTGGGCGTCCAGGTGGGCGGGCCGGCGCTGCTCCGGCTGCCCGACGGAGGCCTGCTGGCCGGGGTACGCCTGCTCGACGGTGTCGTCCGCACCGCGATCTGCGCGGTCGACCCGGAGCGTGGCGAGCTGACCGAACTGGTCGCGTTGCCCTCCGGCGGTGACACCAGCTATCCGGGGCTGGTCTGGCACGACGATCTGCTCTGGGTCAGCTACTACTCCTCCCACGAGGAGCGGACGTGCGTCTATCTCGCCGAGGTCCGGCTGACCGCCTGATCGGCACCGTCCACCACGGACAATCGAGGGGACCACGGCCGGCGACGCCAGCCGCTATCGTCGTCCCGACGGGGCGGTCTCCGCGACCTCACGGGGGGCCTGCCAGCACAAGGCTGACAGGAAAGAGAAGCATGCGTACAACCCGTAGTCGCCTGGCGAAGGGTTCGGCGTTCGTCGCCGTCGTCGTCGCGGCGAGCACGATCATCAGCGCCACCGCGCAGGCGGTGAGCGGGGTCAGCCCGGTGCCTGCGGGCACCTACCTGTTCACCGCCAAAATCCAGAGCGACCTCGGGGCCTGTTCCGCGGCCCTGGTCGACCCCACCTGGGTGATCACGACCACCAGTTGTCTCACCAGCGAAGGTCAGCCCGTCGTGGCCGGCCCGCCGACCCGCCCGACGACCGTCACGGTCGGCCGCACGGACCTGACCTCCACGGCCGGCCATGTTCTGAGTGTCACCTCGCTGGTGCCGCACCCCTCCCGCAACGTGGTGCTCGCACAGCTCGATCGGCCGGCCAGCGGTGTCACGCCGATCGCGCTCGGAGCCGCCGCGACCGTGGGTGAGCAGCTCATGGCCGCCGGCTTCGGCCGTACCGCCACCGAATGGGTTCCCAACAAGCTGCACGCGGGCGCGTTCGCTGTCACCGCCGTCGCCGGCCAGACCCTGACCATCGACGGCACCGACAACGCCACCACCCTCTGCAAGGGTGATGCCGGCGGTCCGCTGGTGCGGGCCGGTTCGGGCGCGCCGCAACTTGTCGCCCTGCACGACCGCTCCTGGCAGGGCGGCTGTCTCGCCGAGTCCGAGACCCGCCGTACCGCCACCGAGGTCCGGGTCGACGACCTCGGCGGCTGGATCGCCCAGAGCACGCGCAACAGCTACGTCGCGCTGGCCTCCGGCGGCGCTCTGCTGGACACTCGCAGCGGCGTCGGCGCCCCCGCGGGCCTACGCACCGGTGGCAGCACGACCACTGTCCAGGCGCTCGGGGTTACGGGTGTCCCCACCACCGGTGTCACCGCTGTTCTGGTGGACGTGACGGCGATCAACCCCACCCAGAACTCCTACATGATTGTCTACCCGGGCGGCTCGACCCGGCCGGTCACGGCCTCGATCAATGCCTCCACCGGTGAGACGATCTCCACCACGCAGGTGGTCAAGGTGGGGTCCAACGGCACGATCTCCGTGTACAACCAGGGCGGCAGCATGCACGTCCGCATCGACGTCCACGGCTACTTCACGAACAGCGGCGGCGGCGGTCTCGTCGCGGTGGAACACCGCCGCGTGGTCGACACCCGCAACGGCACCGGCACCACCACCGGCACGATTCCCACCAACGGCAGCCGCACGTTCACGCTGGCCGAGGACGACGGCATCCCGGCCGGCACCAGCAACGTGCTACTCGAGGCGGTCGTCGTCGGTGCGACAGGTGGCGGCTACCTCACCGCGTCCCCGACGGGCGGCACGGCCGACCCGAGCAGCGTGCTGGACTACGCCAGCGGAGTCACCGCACAGGGTGTCGCCGTCAAGCTCTCCTCGACCAACCAGGTCACCTTCGTGAATCGTGGCCCGGCCGTGCACCTGGTGCTGACCCTGCAGGGTTACGTCGCGGCATCCCCGACCATGGGTGCGGATCTACGTCTCACGCCGGCCACCCAGGTCCTGGACACGCGGGCCAACGGTGGGGCTCCCATCAAGGCGAAGGGTGAACTGTCCGTCAACCTCGCCACCGCCATCGGCCTTCCACCGAACGCGATGGACGGCGCCCTCATCTCGATCACGGTGATCAGCCCGACCGCGAGTGGCGTCCTCACGGTCGAGCACGCCGGGCCGTACGCCTCCACCCCGGACGGACCGTTGATGACGAACCCGTCGGTGTCGAACTTCACTGCGGGCCACCATGCCCGGACCACAATGATGGTGACCAAGGTCGGCCGGGATGACGGCAGCTTCTACAACGGGCAGCCGGGCGTGGTCAGGATCGTGAACTTCAGCGGCGGCACCGTGCACTTGGTGGTGACCCTGCACGGATGGTTCAACCAGCCGGCGGTCGCCGGCA encodes:
- a CDS encoding glycosyltransferase family 39 protein — its product is MSDRAVATDAHPAQIDAGSPPRPVTGPSRQLVALPRRLALSVWFWPTAFAALAVGWRLGSPEMWHDELVTVDVATRSTRQIRGMLANVDAVHGAYYLFMHGWTTLFGTGPAAVRLPSALAMILATACVALAARRLFDHRAGVAAGFVFALVPTVTRFGQETRSYAFVVLAAAAATLFLLRALERPGWWRWAAYALAVAGIGLVNVVALTLLLGHGTAVLIHCWRERRWWSLAWFALGAAGGVAIAAPVILRGMRQAGRQVSWIPDSPPWTVWEQAYGSTLLAVAVTALAAVGVLTHLRRDVLARSVSAALVAVLPVPVILLASTGDINYFFSKYLLFLLPAWAVLAGAGIAVLRRAPLVAVALVVVAALSVPGQLALRGEYSHGWYTYPQARAFKPLSYSEAARIIEADYQPGDGLVAGGPWWWMHEPGVRYYLPADVAPRNVFEQRSAAQRNELFGAACADPASCLRDEPRIWVLLPTVTDAPLTGLPKKQATVLTERYEVVRVTHATGITVALLQRRG
- a CDS encoding histidine phosphatase family protein gives rise to the protein MAELATLWIIRHGESTANVAATHAEASGEELIGLSHRDADVPLSPTGEEQARATGRWLTGLPPDRRPDVAVVSPYLRAVCTAELALHGTGVPVSRDERLRDRELGILDGLTGHGVRRRYPDEAERRARLGKFYYRPPGGESWTDVALRLRTLLGDLRRDHEGRRVLLFGHDALVFLLRYLVEGLTETDLMALTREHVIANCSITDWSADAQDRLLLGGFNEVGHLHRQGAQPTREDEVNAEPV
- a CDS encoding NAD(P)H-hydrate dehydratase; its protein translation is MPNRSEVKVITPGLLRDWALPVPVGGKQSRGTVLVVGGSRFTPGAVLLAGVAALRAGAGVLQLAAAESTAATLSIQVPEALVVGLPETPDGAVAADREGQLGELVAQADVVAVGPGLKAIDETNRLLSLVLDAARPQTSLVLDAYALGALSHAPDLLVGSGRPVVLTPNVTEAGHLLGRDPGDDLDAEAAELATRYEAVVSLYGHVAAPDGRGWREESGDAGLGTSGSGDVLAGLLAGLLSRGADPAQAACWGSFAHAVSGQRLIPRYGRIGFLARELLDEIPGTLATV
- a CDS encoding glycine hydroxymethyltransferase; the protein is MSRNAESTAFRSALEVIRAVEPRVADAIGAELTDQRESLKLIASENYASPATLLAMGNWFSDKYAEGTVGRRFYAGCQNVDTVEALAAEHARELFGAAHAYVQPHSGIDANLVAFWAVLADRVESPALKKAQVRQVNDLTEADWFALRRELGNQRMLGMSLDAGGHLTHGFRPNISGKMFDQRSYGTDPATGLIDYDRVAEAAREFKPLILVGGYSAYPRKVNFRILREIADSVGATFMVDMAHFAGLVAGKVFTGDFDPVPHAHIVTTTTHKSLRGPRGGMVLCQPELADQVDRGCPMVLGGPLPHVMAAKAVALAEARRPDFADYAQRIVDNAQALAEGLLRRGAKLVTGGTDNHLVLIDVSGYGLTGRQAEQALLDSGIVTNRNSVPQDPNGAWYTSGIRIGTPALTTRGLGTAEMDQTAELIHTVLTQTTAGANADGTASKAKYNLDPDLADKIARQATDLLAPHPLYPAIDLA
- a CDS encoding alpha-hydroxy acid oxidase → MLTDRPVLTDRPAVSLDDYTERARAVLPPDVWDYVAGGSAAEVTLAANRRGLDRVAVLPRVLRGVGAADLRTRLLGRPYAMPVGVAPMAYQRLLHPDGELALAAAAGAAGVPYVASTLASTPIEQIAGAGAEIWFQLYWLRERAMVRDLLDRVVAAGCRALMLTVDVPVLGRHPRDLRNAFRLPADVVAANLPDGRAALAHAGAPGVAAVAASFAPALRWADLAWLREQVDLPLVVKGVLDPRDAVEAVRVGADAVVVSNHGGRQLDGAPASITMLPEVLDAVGDRCQVLVDSGIRSGTDVLRALALGASGVLIGRPLLWALAVGGQPAARDALALLAAELTDALTLAGCPDPAAAGELRTVEVR
- a CDS encoding sialidase family protein → MTSSPTRRRTAEVTAVRRIGDSAPHSAFTDLVRYAGTWFCAFREARTHLSDDGVIRVLTSADGRSWTSATTIRQAGADLRDPRFVPRPDGRLQLLAAASSGSPRTFDTVAWLSDDGHTWGDPIGVGEPGVWVWRAAWHDDVMYGVGYATREPRFARLYRSVDGTDLEPWVPTLFEGGYPNESGLVFDPDGTAFCLLRRDGDNASAQLGLARPPYREWRWTDLGVQVGGPALLRLPDGGLLAGVRLLDGVVRTAICAVDPERGELTELVALPSGGDTSYPGLVWHDDLLWVSYYSSHEERTCVYLAEVRLTA
- a CDS encoding S1 family peptidase, with the translated sequence MRTTRSRLAKGSAFVAVVVAASTIISATAQAVSGVSPVPAGTYLFTAKIQSDLGACSAALVDPTWVITTTSCLTSEGQPVVAGPPTRPTTVTVGRTDLTSTAGHVLSVTSLVPHPSRNVVLAQLDRPASGVTPIALGAAATVGEQLMAAGFGRTATEWVPNKLHAGAFAVTAVAGQTLTIDGTDNATTLCKGDAGGPLVRAGSGAPQLVALHDRSWQGGCLAESETRRTATEVRVDDLGGWIAQSTRNSYVALASGGALLDTRSGVGAPAGLRTGGSTTTVQALGVTGVPTTGVTAVLVDVTAINPTQNSYMIVYPGGSTRPVTASINASTGETISTTQVVKVGSNGTISVYNQGGSMHVRIDVHGYFTNSGGGGLVAVEHRRVVDTRNGTGTTTGTIPTNGSRTFTLAEDDGIPAGTSNVLLEAVVVGATGGGYLTASPTGGTADPSSVLDYASGVTAQGVAVKLSSTNQVTFVNRGPAVHLVLTLQGYVAASPTMGADLRLTPATQVLDTRANGGAPIKAKGELSVNLATAIGLPPNAMDGALISITVISPTASGVLTVEHAGPYASTPDGPLMTNPSVSNFTAGHHARTTMMVTKVGRDDGSFYNGQPGVVRIVNFSGGTVHLVVTLHGWFNQPAVAGS